taccacataagcttttgaaacattattatgttaataattttttttcaactgaTTATTTAAACATTATTCAAACATTCCATTAAATCCTTATCacatcatattttatttaaatggttGGTTAGATAGTTCTATATATTAACACAATCATATTAAATTGCCTATTAATAATACcaatttcattcatttctatttatacaaaaaataatagagaaaaaattcctattttttttaaattttttccgTGCAATTACATGAGTTaccaaataattatatattaaactCAATAAAtcatctcaaattttttttaaaaaaagtaaagtaaGACAAGAACAAGATTATAAATTTAGGAGAAATATATTTACACACCTGTTCACattaactatatatatgtaATGTCCATAATTTCACATGTTTTATCCACAATCTATAAAtgtctacattttttttttttttttttgataatataagtGTCTACATTTAATATATGAAGTGGGTGACATGTAATGATGAAGTACACTAATGCCTCAAAAATTTTACATATCATTATTCTTAGGTAAACTACGTATTTGGTTTATATTCTTtacaatatatttcaatttggtccctaaccttttaattgtgtcaatttggtccctaaccttttagtATCATATCAATTTAGTCTATGCCATTATATCTTAGATGAAAATTGCTGATATAacaaatgactaaaataaaattttagtttattctcACATCAAtggaaactaattttttattttgactattagatatgtcatcaattttcatccaaaagataatAACAAATTGACattgactaaattgacacggtatTGAAAGgctagggaccaaattgacataattgaaaggttagagatcaaattgaaatatgatataTAGGATAGGGATAAAAAACGTAGtttacccatatatatatatatatatatatatatatatatatattatattctatatttaaaaacTCAATTAAATTCTTTCCAtaactgaaataaaaaaaatatcaataaatgtcataattacttattaataactaccataatatatacatatataaatgataTATTCTATATTTAACCACTCCATTAAATTCTTTCCATAactgaaataataaaaaaaacgaTTAATAAATGTCATAATTACTTATTAATAACTACCATAATTATTAGattttctatttataaaaaaataaaactaaaaaatattttttagcgaataaaaaaaaaattaataactaccatttttgtttaccaaaatattaaaaactaccataatttttgaatttcaaatttaaacaaaaactaaaaaaaaaaaaatcacattttattaaatttcagattatattttttataaatggtagaatatatatacaaaaacaaatatttttacacaCATTCTTTTTctgaatgaaaaaagaagaagaagaaaacaattcttaacaacaaaaatattggcTATCATAAATGGTAAATCCCAAATGTGCAACGTCCATTAGTATATATCTATCtatactatttaaggggcttctccTGTTTGGACCGGATTTTTTTTaggttccaaaatacccctatttcCTTAGGtttaaatagagataaaactAAAGGATAATTTGGTAAAACTATGTTTTTTTAACTCTTGCAAAAATATTGCTTATAAAATAGGACCACTCTCTTttggttttcaaattcaaattgaacttcaaatttttttcttttttacaatttcaaacaaaaaaaaaaaaaaatcccaaattttagGATTTTAGAATCCTATGCTATGATAGACTACTAACTAATTAACACggtttttcaatttaaaaaaaaataaaaataaacacacgTTTTAGATATTCCCACTTCCCCCTAAAAGTtaccctattattattattattatctatactaCTGTTTAAGGGGTTTCTCCTGTTTGGATTCCTTATTTTTTATGCCTAAAATACTTTTATCATacccacttacaagttttcaactaaCGGGAATAAATATGTACATTAAAACTCTTACACTTTAAGACCCACAAACTCACGTATGTTTTGcagtttctatctcactttctatCTCTTATTCTTATTCAGATTGAAGACATTTAGTTTAGTTCTacattctcctttctttttctttagattaaaagCATTTACTATCAGAAGCTCcaacaaattttcaggttctatcttttgcaagttcctctttgttttcttttcttttgtttatgattgactttctttgaattctactttttttttttttttttttggtgtattatgttaactctttttttttttttttttaaattgtaattttgaaatgaatggTTCTTTTATATACTCTACCACTGTACTTCTTAATGAATTgtcatttcatgttgtaggtattgtgatccaaaaacagggctgctttatgctacaaaagaagcattcaaaaattatttaaggggcttcttttgtttggattcctcattttttagttcaaaaatgcccctacaTCTTTATGTTTAAgtaaagacaaaactaaagtACAATTCGGTAAAAATGTaactctaactcccactaaaacattgcttAAAAAGTAGAACTACTCTTCtgtaaattttcaaattgttttattcacttataaattagattcattctaaaaaaaaaaaaaaaaaaaaaaaaaattcttaaaataaaaattatatatataaaataaaaacacgggatttatttatttatttttttgtgtgtgatgaggtttttttttttttttttttttttgctaaaaaaaaagcctcatcacaCGTGCATAgtgtgtgtgatgaggctagttgttttattttttattttttatttttttcttttcaaggaaCTGCCTATTAGTATTTAGAAGCAACTATCTTcatgattttataattttatttttaaagaaaagaagaagaagaaaaacccaCGTTTTGGGTTTTTCTCCTAAAAGTTAGCCTATTATTTAGAAGCAATTTTCTCcaagaatttataattttatctttaaagataACTTCCCACAagtatcatttttctttttcaaaattggcATATAATTGCTCACAGAATCCTCATGAACGgttggcatttttttttcctttgcatttTACGTTGTTGAATTATGTTTCGCGTTTTGATCTGATATTTACTAACACAGAAATTATTATCTTTTGAAGTCTAAAGCTTAGAAGCTACGATTCTAAAGAATAATTTTCACCCTGGGAGAATAGAAACACCATTTTCTTTTAGGTCCAACGACAGGCAACTCCAAAGAAGGTACTTTAGTCTCTCATCTCTTAAATTCACTACATATTCATTGCAATTTATCTTACATCTTATGTGAATGCTCTACGCAATGATTCATGTGATAATATATTTATCCTTTTAACTTCGTGTTACTGATTTACTAGCTATCAAATAATAGTCATGCTCCTAAAAACAAAATCGTGATATATTTAATGCTTACATTACATTAGTTGTTTAAATTATACGCCTTTGAGTACACGCTCACACGCGTGCTCAAagattcttctattttttggtaaaagttaataatttgcatcaattataaattataattactatatttttttatcacaaaaaTTTTTAAGAGTGTAATGAGTGTTATCCACGGagaaatgttaataattttaatatttggtacaaacgcataatactcatcacacccttaagtatttttgtgattgaaaaatgtaataatttaaatttataattgatgcaaattattaactaaaaaagaaaagaaaagaaaagaaaagaaaagaaaagaagagcgTATGAGGCTGGTACATATGAAATGGGTGATAACTGATACGCTACGAGGATGTACAGTAACGCCAACGCCTCCAATAATTAATGCAGGTGGTAAATCTGTCTTTTTCAGCTTATTATAAATATTGCAAAAGGGTAACAACAGTCATTTTAACAGAAAAGTGGAAACCGAAAAATGGTTAATGCCTAAGTTCGCAGCAGTCGGTTCAAACTTTTTGTCTGCGAAAGCCTTGGCGGCTTTACATGTAAAACTTTGTACTTAAGGATTGACCTTCTCCTTCTCTTCCCTATATACATTATCCTCAATTTTAAAACATTAAGCCTTGTCTTTTTAATAATCTGGGTTTTCGTGGAAACTCAGGGTAGGCTCTTATGCATTTggttatatattattattattaattaatatcatTGACATTGAATTGTTTTCCCTGTTTCAAAGTTCCTCTCCTTCACTTTCGGGGGGATTCTAATTCTTCTCTCAGATCTGATAGCAAGGTTAGTCAATGCTCTCTGACCCAATTACCTTAACTCACTCTCTTGCATTGTTTTTTGTTCGTTCGGTTCAATTATCAACCTGTTTTATGATTTGGTGAGGTGGGTTTTGGTCATTCTATGATTTTAGTGTATGAGGTTTCGTTTATTCTTTGGAATTTgccacttttttatttggtgtTATTCTCTGTTCAGTGTCATTAGAGATTAATGGGGTTGATATAAATCATCAATTATTTTAATGCGTCTCTAAttgggtttgtgtgtgtgcctatatattttatattacattTGTGTTTGGTATAGGGCtgattagttctttttttttttttggtggttataTAGATCCTGAGAGTGAAGAAGAAGGGCTTGTTTATGTAAACTTCTCACAGATAATTCCGGGTTTATCACAGAAGAAATACTTTTGAGATATGTTATCTATTCAGAAATTGAACTGCTCATGGACTTTGGTAGCAACAGTTGCTTCAATTTTGGCATTGGTTTCAGTAATTCATCTATTCTTGTTTCCTTTGGCGCCTTCTTTGGATTACTTTAGTCAAGCTCAGAGCTCTTGTGTCCCAGTTAATGGATCATCTCAAGCGCCAACCAATGATGTTAGGGAAGATCTACAGCCAGCTGCTGATTTAGATCATCGATTTCCAGCTGGCTTGCACAATGAGGTTGTCTATCACAGTGCGCCATGGAAGGCTGAGATTGGGCGGTGGCTTTCTGGTTGTGATTCGGTTGCTAAGGAAGTCAGCATTGTTGAGGTGATGAGTAATGATTTTGCTGATAGAGTTGACTTCCCTTACTGTAATACACATTTGTacttggtgtgtgtgtgtgtgtgtgtgtagccACTTAAGGATTTATTGGGTTAAGGCTGTCAACAACTTCACTTCCACTTTGGAAGCATATGTCTCTCTATAACTAATTATTCTGTTGGCAGATGATAGGTGGCAGTAACTGCAAAAACGACTGTAGTGGTCAAGGCGTTTGTAATCATGAATTAGGACAATGTCAGTGCTTTCATGGATATACAGGTCGGtatcattttgtttttccatGTTTCATGTAATTGGTTTGATTACGAAGTGAGTAAGAAACAGCAAATAGAAAAGGTTGCTATTCCAATTTATTATCTTTATGGTCAGAAATTATGATTTTGGTGGACTTTTGtgatataattttaagaatacaatatttttttactggTAATTTACAGATGTATATTGTGGGTCTTGAATCCCAAACCTTGccctccaccttgctcttacTAGTAGAGAAGATGGCATTCGAGCTAGAAGCTCATTGGCCTTTATAAAACACAATGATTAATTAAAGTGTCCTGGTTGAAGCACCAACAAAATTTATAGATAGATTAgatttctcttcaaaaaaatttcaaaaatattacaCTTGAATAATTTATACTTGTATGAATTGAATAGCTAATTCATTTGTCTCTGTAATATTTTGTAGCTTCTCAGTGATCGAATATGAAAACCTAATAATGCATAAAGACTAGGAGTTCTCTCTTTGGTTCATATTAATCTGAATGACTAAAGAGTGAGGTTTTGGCATTAGACAGATACTAGATGTTATTAATACCAGCCTTTTAGCCAATTATTGTTCAAGGAAATTGTCAAAGTCGATCTCCATGATGAAAGATCACACATTCCAATCTTTTATAGACCTTATCTTTTGGTGTCTccagcattttatttttttgttaataaacaTATTAGTATAATGGTATTTAACTTGTgatattttttaacaagtttttCTTTGTATGGTTTAGAATTTTGGAGGTTTCATTTTTTCACTTGGCAGCTATCACGGTGTTTTCCCcttattttacatttaattttttaaggaatGTAGAGTTTGATTGTAGTCAATCATCATTGTTATTTAGcaccaatttttttaatctcaccAAATCACTTAGAAGAAATATTTCAAATAGCATTACTAATAAAGAATAGTTACAAATCTTCGTGGGATTTGTCTTTCAATTGCATCTGTCtccttctttcttcctttttccccTCCTTTTGTCTAGTCTATGTTTGCATCTTCAATGACAAAATTTAATCTGTGTTttgttcccaaaaaaataattcccGTGTATACATTTCTATACCAGTCAAATAAAACTTCCTCAATTCTTAATATTCTAAAAGTGCTGTCCTCTCTGGCTCTCTCACACCCCAacggaggagaaaaaaaaaactcctggtcaattgttttaaatataaaatgtgCTTCAGTATTGCACAACCCAGAATCAAAATTAATGTTTCCATTtgacaaattatattgttactTTATACATAATGTCTGCTGCTGCAACAGGAGAAGGATGCTCTGAAAGACTGCAGTTGGGTTGCAACCTTCCACAATCACCAGAACAACCATATGGGCGATGGGTTGTCTCAATTTGTCCTGCTTATTGTGACACAACAAGAGCAATGTGCTTCTGTGGAGAAGGCACAAAATACCCAAATCGTCCAGTGGCAGAGGCGTGTGGGTTTCAATTTAAGTAAGTCTAGTCTAATTCCTAAGAAAGGCTATTTTATTAGCAAATATCCTTAGTTGCAAAGTATTAAAATACAACTCCTTAACATCTGTTGCAGCTTGCCTTCTGAACCCGGTGCACCCAAACAGAGTGATTGGACAAAAGCTGACCTGGATAATATCTTTACAACCAATGGTAGCAAACCAGGATGGTGTAATGTTGACCCAGCTGAAGCATATGCTTCCAAGGTGAAATTCAAAGAGGAATGTGACTGCAAATATGATTGTACCTGGGGGCGTTTATGTGAAACGCCTGTGTTATGTACTTGCATTAATCAATGCTCTGGACACGGACATTGCCGTGGTGGATCCTGTCAGGtaatgtttttgcttttttatataattcatcAATCTTTGGTTTCTGATATATGCTTTAGAGGGAAATGAAACTTTGTCAACAATCTTTTTGTATCTTTAGGCTGAAGTAGAGAGTGGAAATAGCATAAGTTGGTCAGGAGTTATTCATGACATATTAATAGATTATACGCATTTAAGATACATAATATGCACAGTGAAATGTCCCATAACTCAATTTCCCTTCAAATGTAATTTGACTTTGTTGTTTATGACCCCAAGATTTCTAATATtcaatttaactaatttttaacCTTTGTCACCTtctgcttttctctctctaatttatCTGTCTACTGCCTAAACTAAATCTAGTCTATACCTCAGTGTGACAATGGCTGGTACGGAATAGATTGCAGTATTCCATCTGTTAAATCATCTGTAAGAGAGTGGCCTCAATGGCTTCGACCAGCTCAGGTTAATGTTCCTGATAATGCACACCTCACAGGGAAAGTCACCAATCTCAATGCTATGGTGAAAAAGAGAAGACCCCTGATATATGTTTATGACTTGCCCCCAGGGTTCAACAGCCTTCTTCTTGAGGTGAAGATGAGCAATTTTTGATTTCTTGATCGATGCCAACAATacgtttttatttatatttcttaattggtTGGGTGTTGTAGGGCCGCCATTTTAGATTTGAGTGTGTAAACAGAATATATGATGACAAGAACGCAACATTGTGGACAGATCAGCTCTATGGTGCTCAGGTATCACTTGAACTGAGATTGACTCTAATCAACTTATAACATTACGAATTGCCTAGAATTTGTTGTCATGTGATGCCGCTTGTTTGCAGATGGCACTCTATGAAAGTATCTTAGCTAGTCCATATCGAACATTGAATGGTGAAGAAGcagattttttctttgttcctgtCCTCGATTCATGCATAATAACTCGTGCTGATGATGCTCCTCACCTAAGCATGCGGGTACACTTTCTGCAGCTGTTTCACACGTGACTTAGATTCCCTCTTTTGatctgtgtgtgtgtacatACCTGTGTTTGTGCATGTATATGGTGCTTTAGCAGACCTTTTGATACAAACATCTGTGAGTTTTTTACATTGCCCAATcccttcctttttttattttttatttataggtaATAGAGTATTATTGAGTAAAAAGTACATCGTATTCACGATGATGAACACACTATACTTGAAACAATTACATCAAATCAGAAGGAAGTACTAACAGATTCTAGGAAATCAGAAATGGAAATACATCACATATAGCCCCAAATTcgagaccactcaaacaaagtcccAACTAGCAAAGACTTCAAATGATCTAAGGGtctctcaatatcttcaaaagtaCAGGTATTGCACTCCTGCGGAATTACCACATTAGACAAGCCGGTACCATATTCCAAATATTTGAAAACTGTTTCCCAACTAATTCATACATGCAAATAGTAGAGAAGTGACCATCTTTGGCATCACCCACTGAATCCCAAATATCAGAAAAACTTCACTCCACAAAGCATTAGCAAACATACAATGGAGCCATAGCTTCCCCATCATAGCGACACAAGCAACACCAATTAACTACGGGCAATCCCCTCTTAACAAGATTATCAATGGTAAGAATCCTACCCCAAGCTGCtgtccataaaaagaaagacaccCTTTTAGGTGCCTTTACACACTAAATGCTCTTCCAGGGGAAATAAATGGTAATAGGATAACAAgagcacacaaaaaaaacacCTGTAAATACTAGTGTGATTATAGCTGAATATTTTTGTGCCTTTTCTTAGGAATTCTATTCAACcttatttttaccttttagaACCTTAAAGGTAAGGTGTCTGTGGCCATGTGTGCGCAATATTTTACATTTGGTTTTTTATCTTTGGCTTTTGTTCAGTTGTATTTGTGATTCCATTGTTAAGTGAATATTTGCTGAACTTTTCAGGAACATAGAGGCTTGAGGAGTTCTCTCACTCTGGAATTTTATAAGCTGGCTTATGATCACATTGTTGAGCAGCATCCTTACTGGAATCGTTCATCAGGAAGAGACCATATTTGGGTATGTTGTACATTCTTCAATCCATGCCAATGAGCTCTTGCTCAAAATATACTTGCTTCTCCCATAAGAATGGGAGATGAGGTCGTGGGTTCAAAACCCATTGGGGCCACATGtaacttatgaaaaaaaaatgggaacCCATATATTAGTAATTTAGTATTACCAGtgaaagaaaatagaagaagagagttattattattattaatcttTTGCTTGTGGTCAAGTATTAAACAGTGTGTATGCTAATGATTTCACCTAATATCTGAAGGCagtttttctcatgggatgaaGGTGCTTGCTATGCCCCTAAGGAGATATGGAATAGCATGATGTTGGTTCACTGGGGTAACACAAATTCAAAGCATAACCATTCAACAACAGCCTATTGGGCTGACAACTGGGACAGCATTCCTTCTGATAGAAGAGGCAACCACCCATGCTTTGACCCTGATAAAGATCTTGTGCTCCCTGCTTGGAAACGTCCTGATGGTGTTGCATTAAGCTCAAAACTTTGGGCTAGGTATACATTTCATTGAAAGCATTGaatcatctttttcttcttaattgtTTTGGATTGGTTACATAATGCAGACCTGTTTCAAAATTTCCTTACATGCAAGTGAAAAATGTCACTTTCAATGATTCATTTTCAGGCCACGAGAGAAGCGAAAGGCACTGTTCTACTTCAATGGAAATCTAGGGCCAGCTTACCCAAAGGGAAGGCCAGAAGATTCGTAAGTTGACTGAAGTGCTATTCTGGAAATTTCAAGTGGTCCAGTTGGTTTCAAATGACATCTGGAAATCTGTCCAGAGTGTCAAAATTGgccaattttatttttgctatttatttttCCCCTCCATTGTGTTACTTTTTCTTCCCCTTTAAACACATTAAGTTATACATTTTGAAGAACTTAAATCTACACTTTCTGCTTCATATTTAATAAGCATGCATTGTGTGGTCTAGATGGTGGTAGACTTCAGCTGGTTGAGTTTCTGGTTCTGCAAACAGGATAAAATAATGTGATAATTTTCGAAGATATAATAAAAGTCTGGTGATATTTATGCAGGTATAGCATGGGAATCAGACAGAAAATAGCAGAGGAGTTTGGATCAAGCCCTAACAAGGAAGGGAAGCTTGGGAAACAGCATGCGGAAGATGTGATTGTGACACCACTCCGTTCTGAAAATTATCATGAGGCTTTAGCCAGTTCTGTTTTCTGTGGCGTATTTCCTGGAGATGGTTGGAGTGGACGTATGGAAGACAGTATTCTGCAAGGGTGCATTCCTGTGGTCATTCAGGTAGTATGGGCTTGCATCTTGTTTCTCTGCCAACTTGGTAGCCATCAAACATCTAAACATCTAACACTTTATCATTGACTGCAAGCTGCTTGCCAGCTTGCAGCTCTAGGAAACCAGCTTATAGATTACTGCCCAAGAAATCTGGTTTGACAGTGACTACTGGCTTCCTGTCATATTATGAGATTGCTTTAGGTGATCCTAATTTGAAGGGCTAATGTGTCATTGTGTGTCAAAAAGGCATAAGCCCTGTGTAGCTGATTATGGCTTTAGAGTTTATTTGGCACAGTGCAATGAAGCTCTTCAAACAGGACTAATTAACAGCCTTGGACCTAATTGGATTTAGTTTAGTGATTTTAAGTAGGCCAATCTTGTCTACTGCATTACTGTAGTAATGAGTGAATGCCAGAAACTTGGGAGAGGTTAGGCACAGTGCTTTAGTATTTTTGTTAGTTGCTTATCTGCCCCAATATATTACTTGGGTGTTGGTTTCTATCCCAATCCAAGTCTGGTGAAACTACTGCTGTGAGACTGTCTGGCATTACTCAAATTTCACATCATGGTTTTCCTGTTTGTTTGAATATGCCcatacacacacactcacacaagAACTTTATAGTATGAAATTCTTGAaagatcaaacaaaattttagaatatgGGGGCAGTCGGCCTTTGTGAAAtagtttttcactttttgttttgt
The sequence above is drawn from the Quercus robur chromosome 7, dhQueRobu3.1, whole genome shotgun sequence genome and encodes:
- the LOC126692990 gene encoding uncharacterized protein LOC126692990 isoform X2 — encoded protein: MLSIQKLNCSWTLVATVASILALVSVIHLFLFPLAPSLDYFSQAQSSCVPVNGSSQAPTNDVREDLQPAADLDHRFPAGLHNEVVYHSAPWKAEIGRWLSGCDSVAKEVSIVEMIGGSNCKNDCSGQGVCNHELGQCQCFHGYTGEGCSERLQLGCNLPQSPEQPYGRWVVSICPAYCDTTRAMCFCGEGTKYPNRPVAEACGFQFNLPSEPGAPKQSDWTKADLDNIFTTNGSKPGWCNVDPAEAYASKVKFKEECDCKYDCTWGRLCETPVLCTCINQCSGHGHCRGGSCQCDNGWYGIDCSIPSVKSSVREWPQWLRPAQVNVPDNAHLTGKVTNLNAMVKKRRPLIYVYDLPPGFNSLLLEGRHFRFECVNRIYDDKNATLWTDQLYGAQMALYESILASPYRTLNGEEADFFFVPVLDSCIITRADDAPHLSMREHRGLRSSLTLEFYKLAYDHIVEQHPYWNRSSGRDHIWFFSWDEGACYAPKEIWNSMMLVHWGNTNSKHNHSTTAYWADNWDSIPSDRRGNHPCFDPDKDLVLPAWKRPDGVALSSKLWARPREKRKALFYFNGNLGPAYPKGRPEDSYSMGIRQKIAEEFGSSPNKEGKLGKQHAEDVIVTPLRSENYHEALASSVFCGVFPGDGWSGRMEDSILQGCIPVVIQDGIFLPYENVLNYESFAVRIREDEIPDLIKILRGFNETEIEYKLANVQKIWQRFLYRDSMMLEADRQKTAFGHVEDWAVELLQLIEDDVFATFVQVLHYKLHNDPWRQHIRLEKEFGLPRECLIGTN
- the LOC126692990 gene encoding uncharacterized protein LOC126692990 isoform X1 yields the protein MLSIQKLNCSWTLVATVASILALVSVIHLFLFPLAPSLDYFSQAQSSCVPVNGSSQAPTNDVREDLQPAADLDHRFPAGLHNEVVYHSAPWKAEIGRWLSGCDSVAKEVSIVEMIGGSNCKNDCSGQGVCNHELGQCQCFHGYTGEGCSERLQLGCNLPQSPEQPYGRWVVSICPAYCDTTRAMCFCGEGTKYPNRPVAEACGFQFNLPSEPGAPKQSDWTKADLDNIFTTNGSKPGWCNVDPAEAYASKVKFKEECDCKYDCTWGRLCETPVLCTCINQCSGHGHCRGGSCQSIPQCDNGWYGIDCSIPSVKSSVREWPQWLRPAQVNVPDNAHLTGKVTNLNAMVKKRRPLIYVYDLPPGFNSLLLEGRHFRFECVNRIYDDKNATLWTDQLYGAQMALYESILASPYRTLNGEEADFFFVPVLDSCIITRADDAPHLSMREHRGLRSSLTLEFYKLAYDHIVEQHPYWNRSSGRDHIWFFSWDEGACYAPKEIWNSMMLVHWGNTNSKHNHSTTAYWADNWDSIPSDRRGNHPCFDPDKDLVLPAWKRPDGVALSSKLWARPREKRKALFYFNGNLGPAYPKGRPEDSYSMGIRQKIAEEFGSSPNKEGKLGKQHAEDVIVTPLRSENYHEALASSVFCGVFPGDGWSGRMEDSILQGCIPVVIQDGIFLPYENVLNYESFAVRIREDEIPDLIKILRGFNETEIEYKLANVQKIWQRFLYRDSMMLEADRQKTAFGHVEDWAVELLQLIEDDVFATFVQVLHYKLHNDPWRQHIRLEKEFGLPRECLIGTN